The window TCCGACGCTGGAGCACCGCCCAGCGTGGCCAGCCGCACAAACGAATAGTCGCGGCCTGCTAAGAGATCGCGCTGCTGAAGCATCATGGCGAACATCGTCGGCACGCCCGAAACGACGGTCGTTTGGAATTTGTTGATCGCTTCGATGTAGGCGCGAGCGTTGAATTTCGGCATCAAGACGACCGTAGAACCGCCGTAAAGGACGCACTTGATCGAGTTCATCCCGTGCTTGTGATACAGCGGCGCGGCCACGATCATCCGATCAGACGGAGAAAAATCGCGGTCACTTGAAATCTTCTCCGCGACCCAGCTGTGCGCCCGATGCGACAGCAGAACGCCCTTTGGGCGCCCGGTCGATCCTGACGTGTACGGGATAAAGGCGAGCGAATCGTGCTCCGGCCTGAACGGCACCAGCGAGCCACCGTCTTTGAAGGCCTCCAGCCCATCGGTCCCGTCGGAATCAATAACGACGATCGGCGTCCCCGATGGGAGTTTTTCACGCAACGCCGCCTCGCAGAAAACCAGCTCGACTTCAGAGTCCTGCATGATCCAGGCGAGCGTCTCCGGCGGCTGCAGGATGCCCATCATCACCGGGGCAACGCCAGCACGCATCGCGCCATAAAATATCTGCAAGAACTCTGCCCTGTTGGAACAGAGTACGCCGATCCGGCTCCCAGGCTTGAAACCGCGTTTAAGAAGCCCCCGCGCAATGGCGTCACAGGCGGAGTGATATGCTGGATAATCGATTACACGCGGATTCAGCGGATCGTACAGATCAATAATGGCGGTGTGGCCTGCATCTCGGAAATTGCTGCCGAGGCTGCCGAGATTGCGAATCTCTTCGCTCATGGGACTACGATGACCTTACCAAAGATTTGCCTGTCTTCGAGCAGAGCAACGCCTCGCGCCGCCTGCTCAAGCGGCAACCTGGTCTCAACCGCAGGTTTGAGCCGGCCAGAAGCGACATGTTCGAGACATGCGACTATGTCTTCCGGAACATATGCGCGGCTTCCAATGATTTCTGTCTCGCGATGCCAAAGAAAACGGACATCAATCATACTCATGTGGCCGGCGGTCGATCCGCAGGTAAGGATGCGACCACCCGTCGCCATGCATCGCTGTGTTTGGATCCAGGTATCACCACCGGTGAAGTTGACCGCTACGTCGACGCCCTTCTTGCCGCTCGCTGTCCACACCGCGCGCGAAAACTCGGGTTGCTCGACATAGTTGATGATGTGGTCGGCGCCCAATGCCTTGAGTTTGGCACCCTTCGCCTCGCTCGAAGTACACGCAAAGACCTCACATCCGGCCATTTTTGCGAACTGCAGACACGAAACACCAACGCCGCCGCTTGCTCCAAGAATGAGTACCTTTTCGCCCGCCTTGATGTTGCCGCGCGTGAAAAGCATCCGATGCGACGTACCGTACGCAATCGGCAAAGCCGCCGCATCGTCGAAGCTGACGCCCGCAGGAATCTCGATGAGCTGGCGATGATCGGCCGCGATATACTCGCAAAGGCCACCATTTCCATTTTCGCCAAGAACACCACCGGTTGGAAAACGCGGGAACAGAACAACCGGTTTGCCGACCCAGGCCTTGTCTACGCCTTCGCCGACGGCCCTTACGATTCCTGCGATGTCGCCGCCGGGAATTCGCGGCATCTTCGTGGGCATGTCGGGCATGCCACGCATAACGAAGACGTCCATATAGTTCAGACCGCAGGCTTTCACTTCAATGAGCGCCTGCCCCATTTCAGCAACGGGTACGTCCCACGTCTCCAGCTTTAGTTGATCAATCCCGCCATGCGCACGTAACGCAATGGCTCTCATTGTCGCGCTCGTCATGAACCACTCGATCCGATACCGAACTAGGCTTGCGACCGAATATGGACATATCTAGCTGCGGGACAAATTATTAAAACTGCTTGATTGACAATCAACACAGATATACAAAAGATCTATACTGGATCAGTTCTTAAGCGGGTTGGCGTAATGGGAGCAAGCATAAAGCTAAGGCATTTGCGGAGTTTTGTGGCAGTCGCTGAGACCGGCTCCTTCACGGTTGCTGCCAACCGTCTGTTCCAAACGCAATCCTCCTTAACCGCGACAATCAAACAGCTTGAAGAGACGGCCGGCTTAAAGCTCTTTGATCGAACTACACGCCGCGTCGAGCTGACCAAAGACGCCATCTGGTTCAAAGCAGTTGCCGAACGCGTCCTGCTGGATTTCGACAACGCTATCGCTGATCTGCAGGCCGTCTCGAAGAGCCAGCGCGGCCACATCAAAATCGCAGTCGCGCCATCGATGATGCCCCACGTGCTGGCGCCGACGCTGAAATCGTTCCGCGCGCAATATCCTGAGATCAGTATCTCGGTATACGATCTCGGGTCGGACAAGATTGAAAGAGCAGTCCTCAATGGGGATATGGATTTCGGCCTGTCGACTCCCCTGAATCGGTTTGCGGATCTTGATTATGTTCCAGTGTTGTCGGATCCGTTCGGAGTGATATTTCCGCCTGACCACCCCGTCGGGCGGAAGCCAGGCAAGGTGGCATGGTCGGAACTGCGGCAGTATGACTACGTTGGGTTGACGTCGGATACCGGCATCGGCGCATTGCTCACGCGCGAGAAGGAACTACTCGAAGGCATCGAGGTGCGCGACTATGCATCAAGCACCACGTCTCTCCTCGCGCTGCTCCAACTAGGGGGCAAGATTTCGGTGCTTCCATCGCTGGCTGCTCATACGGAGGAGCTATCGAAGTTCAAATTCCGCGAGCTGCACAAGCCGCAGGTGTTCCGCGAAATATGCCTTATTACGCGTCAACTTCGCTCTCATTCTCCGAGCACTCAGCGTATCCTGGATATTCTGCTGTCGACCATAAAGTCGTCGAAGCGGTTATTTGGATCCAAGATTTACTGAGCCACCGCTCGACTAGCGCGACCACAGGCTGCGAATATTTTGCCAGATTGCCGATAGGACGAGGGAAAATCCGCTGATCGGCTTTGCCGGCTCCACACCGCGCTCCGCGCCGGCTTGCGCAGACGGCTGGGTAATCATCGAACTTAAATTTACAGCGAACTGACCGACGAGTTGCGTTGCGACGGCCTGAATAAGGCCAGCTCCTCTACCATATTGAGCAACCAAACCGGAGAGCGTAACGTCGGTCGAGATATCAACGTGAGAACCTTGTCCACTGGCCGACAGGCGAAACTCGATCACAGCGTGGGCGTCGCCTCTACCTTTCTGATCGGAGCCCTGCGCCTTGACCTTGGCAACCTTCGCCGTCTCATCGCGCTCGATAAAGTGCGCCACACCATTAAACGATAGCGCGACCGGGCCGAGCTTTACAGAAACCTTGCCGAGATAACCGCCGTCGGGCGTTTGCCCGGTCAATTCAGCACCCGGCATGCAGGGCGCGATTCGCGGGATGTCCATCAACACGGCCCAGGCCTGCTGCGGTGGAAGCGGTATTTCAAAGCTGTTCTTAATTAACATGTGCCTGCTCTTCAAAGATCAAGTGCGGAACTTTCCGCGTTTGCGGCCCTGGGACACAGGAAGGAAAAGCTCATCGAGAGGAATCATCCGATCGATTAGTCCTTGCTGGTGCGAATAGCCGACGAGCGTATTGAAGTTGTGAGCGTTCCTCTCCCCCAAACCGTACTCCCAAGGATCCGGACCCAAGAGCCTCTCTTGCTCCTCCCAAGCTTCCTGGTACCACGCAAGAGGGACGAGCCGCGGGTTTCGCATCCGCTTCATCGCCAAATTCTTGGATTCTTCAAAGGCCTGGTAGAGATTTGGCACGATCCAGGGATGTTGTTCGACGAGTGCTTTCTTAATACCCAGCACATGCATGATCGGGAATATGCCAGTTTTAGCATAGTAACGCTCTTCCTCCGATTTATAGTCCGGGAAAAGGCGCCCAACACGCGGATCTTTATTGATGATCGGGTCGATGATGTCGGGATGCAGGACGGCGTCCAGTTCGCCATCTGCCAGCATCTTTTCGACTGATTTGTCATCTGGAAGCCGCGTCAGCTTAAGCCCGGGCGGGGGTGTAAAGGCGACGTCTTCATCGAGCTCGGCGAACCACTCGATCGATTTATGAGGAACGCCGTATTCATTCTCAAGAATGCCGCGCAGCCAGAGGATCGCGGACACCAGGTAGAATTTCACACCTATTCTCTTGCCGATCAGATCGCTCGGCTTGGTGATGTTCTTCGACGTGTTCACGAAGATGAAGCCGTGGCGGAAACGGCGGTGAAGAAATACCGGAAGAGCGCGGAAAGGCAGGTCGCGCGCGCGGGCAGCAATATAGGAAGACGCGGAACACTCGGCGATGTCGTATTCCTCATTGCGCAAGAAACGCCAGTGACGCGTGGCTGAGTCCGCACCGGTTAGAATGTTCAGTTCAATGCCATCGGGCCGAACAAGCCCCTCCTTCAAAGGACGAACGATCTCGTAATCGCCGCAAGCGAGGGTGAGTTCGAGTTTCTTTGTCATGGTGGTCTTTCTGAAGAAGCAGTTCGTCAATTTGTCTTTGAAGATTCGACTAGCCTGAAGAGGGCCTCCGGCGTGATCGGCGTTTGTGAGATGCGCACTTTGAATGGCGCCAGAGCATGTTCCACGGCGGACACGATTGCGGCCGCCGCCGGAATCGTTCCTGCCTCACCAACCCCCTTCGCGCCAATGGGATTGATGGGAGACGGAGTCTCCCGCAGAATCGTCTCCAGGAACGGCAACTCGGTCGCGGTCACCAATAGATACTCCTGGAAACTGGTCGTTACGGGCTGAGCCGAATCGTCATAGCCCATGAGTTCGTAGAGAGCATTGCCGATGCCATGGACGATGCCTCCCTCGACCTGACCTTTGACGATCATCGGGTTAATCATTCGCCCTGAGTCGTTCAGTGCAACGTAGCGCTTGATCTCAACCTGTCCCAGTTCGGGCGTGACCTCCACTTCCGCAACGTGGCACGCATTCGCGTAGGCCAAGGAGTCCGAGCGCCAATGCATGGCCGATTCGAGCCCGGGCTCAGTGCCCGCAGGGAAGGCATAGCCCGGTGCTCCTCGCAGCGTGCGCGCTATTTCCGCAAGGCTGATAGCGCGATTGCTCGCGAGCACCCGCACGTGACCATCCTTCAGCTCCAAATCAGCCTGCGGAACATCAAGGATCACGCTTGCGGCTGCCAATGCTTTGGCCGCCACCGATTTCGCCGCGAGGTGCACGGATGAGCCTGCAGTCACGAGTTGACGGCTGGCAAATCCACCGAGCCCAAGCGGAGTTCGGGCCGTATCTCCCGCGATCACCCGAACATCGTCAACGGGAAGCGACAAGCCGTCCGCGCAGATCTGAGCCAGGGCCGTCTCAATGCCCTGCCCCATCGCAGTGGCACCGGTATAGACGCTGACTTTGCCGTCTTGGCCGACCCGGACAATCCCGCTTTCGAACGGTCCACGGCCGGTACCTTTGACGGCATTGGCTATTCCGATACCGATGTAGCGGCCTTCAGCCAGTGCTCGCGCCTGGCGATCCGGAAAATCCTTCCACCCCGCAGCCTCCAAGGCTTCTGCCTGCGAGGCGAGATAGTCGCCGCTGTCATACACCATCGCTGCGCCGGACCGGGCCTTCAGCTTCTTCGTGTACGGCATTTTCTCTGGCGGAATAAGATTGCGTCGTCGCACTTCGGCGCGATCCAGCCCGAGTTTGAAGGCGATCAGATCCATCGTCCGTTCCATCGCGAACGCCGCCTGCGGATATCCCGCGCCGCGCACCGACGAAACCGGCACCTTGTTCGTGTGTACGATGACCACGTCCATGCTGTATGAAGGCAGCATGTAAGGGCCGCTCATCGCCGTGGCGGAGTTATATGGGAGGTTGACGGGCTTCGGCGCATATGCGCCCTGGTCATGCACCAACCTTCCTCGAATTCCGAGCAGACGCGCATTGGCGTCTACCGCGACTTCAACCGTCCAGTACTGGTCGCGCTCCTGGATCGACGAAATAAAGGTTTCGCGGCGGTCTTCGACCCATTTCAGGTTCCTGCCGAGCAGACGCGCGGCTGCCGGAACGGCGACTTCTTCCGGATAAAGGCAATATTTGGGACCAAAACCACCGCCGACGTCCGGCGTAATCACGCGCAGCCTGTCCTGGTCCAGGCCCAGCATGGACTGCAGCATGTAATAGAGGTCATGCGGCATTTGGGTTGACGACCATACGCAAAGCTCATCGCCGGGCCGCACCTCGGCGACGACGCCGCGCCCCTCCATCGAATGTCCGCAACCGCGATGCTGCCAAAGATCGTCGGAGAAAACATGAGCAGCGTTGGCGAAAGCGCTCTCGACGTCGCCAAAGCCGACGTTGAAGGAATTGAGAACGTTGCTCTCGAGCTCGGTGCGGACGGTCGGAGCATCGGCGGACATTCCCGCCCTGGCGTCGGTAACCACCGGCAGCGGCGTGTAAGCCACCTTGACACGCGCGGCTGCATCTTCGGCAAGATATCGCGTATCGGCGACCACCATCGCAATGGGCTCGCCGACATACGCGACTTCGCTGTTCGAGAGCACAAAGGGCGTGCTGTTGCTTTGTCCCCCGGTCGGGCTCGCGCCGAGCGGCATCCGACCTGACGTCAACTTCGGCATCAAATCGGCGAGAATCAAGACGGCGTGCACGCCGGGCATGGCCCGCGCTTCTTCAACGTCGAGATCATCAATTTTCGCGTGGGCGGCCGAGCTTCGAAGAAACGCACATTCCAGAAGACCCGGTAGCGCAATGTCGTCCAGGTACTGCCCCTGCCCGCGGAGCAGCTTCGGATCTTCCAACCGCGGAACGGCGCGGCCGACCGACAAGGCCGCGGGAACCGCCGGCTTCTGGCTGTCATGGCCGGTCATTCGCTCATCCTTCCGGCGCTCTTACCCCCGGTCGCCAGCAGAACCGCCTCGACGATGCTCTGATAGCCCGTGCAACGGCAAATGTTTCCCGAGATGGCGTCGCGTATCTGCGCTTCCGACGGTTGCGCGTTCTCCCGGAGCAACTCGACGATGGTCATGAGCATGCCGGGGGTGCAATAGCCACATTGCAGGCCGTGCGTATCCTGGAAGGCCTGCTGGAGCGGACTCAACTTTCCGTCGGTGGCCGCGAGTCCTTCGACGGTCTCCACAATAGCGCCCTTCGCCTGCACCGCCAGCATCAGGCAGCTTCGCACGCTCGCGCCGTCCACCAGAACGGTGCAGGCTCCGCACACACCGTGTTCACAACCCAAATGCGTCCCTGTCAGGCCGAGGCTGTGTCGCAAGAAATCAGCCAAGGTCATCCGGGCTTCGGCAAGGCCGCTATAACTGCGGCCATTGATCAGCATTTCGATCTCGTGCATCACGCTGCCACCGGTCTGTTAGGTCCCGGCAGGGCCGAGTGCAAGCTTCGCCTGAGCATCGTTCGGGCAACGCTCAAACGATACTCCGGGCCTCCGTGAAAATCGCCAATCACTTCCAATTGGTCGCAGGCCTCGACCACCGCGGCAATGGCGCCGGCATCGCCGCTCGTCCCTACGAGCAGTTTCTCTCCGGCGAAATGCCGCTGCGGGACCGAACCAATCCCGCCGATCGCAATTGCGGCGCGCTGGATCACCAGGGAACTATCACGTTCGATATGCACGGCGGATGATGCAATGGCAAAATCGCCGTGCCGCCGTGCAAACTCGTTGAAGCCAAATGTGTGGGTATCTGCCCAAGGCGAAAATTCGATGGCCGTAACGATCTCATCGGCCGCTATTCCCGGCATCATGAATCCGGCGATAAAGTCCCGGGCCGGAATGCGCCGCCTGCCAGAAGGTCCTGCAGCTTCGACCACAGCGTCGAGGAGCAAGGCGAGTAGCGGCAGTTCCGAAGCGGGGTCGAGATGACAGAGACTTCCTCCGATCGTTCCCCGGTTTCGAGTCTGGCGGTGACCGACCAGTTTCAAGGCAGAACGGAAAATAGGAGCGCGAGCGAAGAGAGCCGCATCGACTTCAATCTTCCGCTGCCGCGTCATCGCGCCAATGCGGATGCGCTCGGCGGTTACATCGATACTCGCAAGATCATGGAGATTGTTGATATCCACCAGCACGTCGGGAAAGACATAGCGCAGATTGAGCATCGCCATGAGCGATTGCCCCCCCGCTAGAACTTTTGCGTTCTCCCTTTCACTGAGGAGCCCTATCGCCTCATCAAGCGTGGCAGGACAGAAGTATTCAAATGGAGGGGGTTTCATGCGCGGGGTCTCGGAGACGGTCAGACCTACTGGGAAATGGCGAGTGGATCATGCGATTCACCCACGCTACCGAGGTCGCTTGTGGAGCCCAGCAGTGCCGACCGCAACAGCGAGCCAGTTTCGGGTGCATCAGCCTCTATCACTCTTCCGCCCCACGCTCGCAGTCCGCTGCGGCCTTCGCCGCAGGCCGATTTTCGCCGATCACGGCATTACTACAAATAAATAATTACGCTATATTATTCCATATTAACGATAAATCGGCTCAGCTTCAGCCAACATGTTCTTCAAGCACCGAGACTCGAACATCCTCTTCAATAAGCTTCCAGATGTGATCGACATATTTCGCGAACTGGGGAGTGCGTTTGATGCTGAGCGGACGCGGGCGCGGCAGGTCGATCTCCACAATCTCGTTAATGCGACCGGGCCGCCGGGCGAAAACGAAAACTCGGTCCGAGAGATAGACAGCTTCGTCGATCTGATGGGTCACAAACAAGACGGTCTTGGCCCCCGCCTCCCAGATCCGAAGAAGCTCGGTCTGCATGATCTCACGCGTTTGGGCATCTAGCGCCGAAAATGGCTCATCCATCAGCAAGAGTTCCGGATCGACGGCCAGTGCGCGCGCCAAGTTGACGCGCTGACGCATACCGCCGGACAATTGACGCGGATAGTAGTCGGCAAAGCCCCTGAGCCCGACTAGGTTCAGCAGCTTCGCAGTCCGCTCCTTCTGCGCCCGATCAAGCCTGTTATTGATCTCAAGCCCGATGTTTACATTCGATTCGATCGTACGCCACGGCAGCAGATTATCCTGCTGAAAGACAAATCCGCGGTCCATGCCAGGACCCGTGATCGTCTTGCCATCAAGGGCGGCAGTGCCCGATGTCGCGTGTTCAAGCCCGCCGACGATCCGTAGGAACGTCGTCTTTCCGCAGCCGGAGGGCCCGACAATCGATATAAACTCACCGCGACCGACGTCTACGCTGACCGAGCTAAGCACATCGAGCGTGGCAAATTTCTTCGTCAGTCCCGATACCGAAAGTTTCGTCGTCACTGCATCGCCCATCTTAATCTTTCCATGAGATCAGACGCGTCTCAAGCCACTGAAAGCCGCTGGTGAGGAGGATGCCTGCCGCGGCCAATATCAGAACGCCCGCGAACAGCTCCGGCATATTGAACGTCTCTGCGGACTGGCTGATCAACTGGCCAAGACCGGCTCGGGCGCCGAACATTTCCGCGACGACTACACCAATCAGGCCGCGACCAATACCCAGTTTCAAACCGGCGAAAATGAACGGCAGCGCCGAGGGCAACGACACTTTGAGAAAGATCTGTCGAGATGATGCACCGAAGCTTCTGACCATCTCGACGAGCTGCCGGTCTGTCATACGCAAGCCCGCCTCGGTGTTTATGATCACCGGAAAAACGACCAGCAGGGCGACAACGATTGTCTTCGAGGTAATGCCGATGCCAAACCACAGAATGAATAGGGGGGCCAAGGCAACGGTGGGCGTTGCGTATAGTCCGGACACCCAGGGCTGCAGCGCTTGCTTGGCCGTGCGAAAACTCGCGATCAAAAGGCCAAGGGCAACGCCAATGATGCTCGCGCTAACATACCCGAGGACGAATTCGGTACCGCTGACCCAAATGTGTTTTTGTAGTTCGCCGGCTTCGTAGAGCCTGCCGACCGCCGCTGCGATCTGCGACGGCGGCGCCAGGAACAATTTCGATTCCACAATGAACCGTCCGGCAAGCTCCCACAAAAGGAGCCCTGTGATGACTGAGACCCAGCCCCACATACGCCTATTCAAGAAAGACACGATTTTCTTGAGTGCAGAGGGTTGCGGCTCCACTTCAACAACCTGCACCGGCTGTCCTTGGGCCTCCGTGAGCTTATCCTGCCCTAACGCGAAACCAGCTTGCTTTACCGACATTGGCTCAGAGATCCCTGGCGAAAGTAGCGATTTCAGAACCTGTCGCGAGCCACACTTTTTCGTGCCCGCACATGTATTCAAGGGCGCGGTCGAGCGCATCGATACGATGGGCCGCACCGGACAAGTATGGATGTAGCGCAATGGGGAGAACGCGCGCCTGCGTCTCGCCTTCCCGGTACAAAACATCGAACTGGCGCCGTAGCATCCCGGCAAACTCATCGGGAGTGCAAGTATAAGCCTCGTACGCCATTTTATCGTTGAGCTCGAACGAGTAGGGAATACAGGCGAGTTTTTCGCCGTCGCCGATACTCATGTTGTATGGCTGGTCGTCATTGCACCAGTCCGCGACGTACTCAATTCCCGCCTTATGCAGAAGCGGCAACGTCCGCCAGGTCTCTTGCAGACCTGCACCAAGCCACCCCTTGGGCCGTTCTCCCGTCGCCCTCTCAATCGCTTCGACAGTTCGAACGATTATTCCGTCTTCTTCGCTCTCGGGCACTTCATTGAGGCGGGTTACGTTCGTCTCGTTGTGCCCCATGAGTTCCCACTTGTGGGCGAGGCATGCCTCGACAATCTGCGGGTGGTGCGTGCATATGTCACTATTGAGCGCCACGGTACCGCGAATGCCATAGCGGTTCAGGAGCTCAATGAGACGAAATACGCCGATTCGATTGCCGTAATCCCGCATGCCCCAACCGGGAACATCGGGGATCTTCCCGCTCGCGCCGGCTCTTGGAATCACCATGTTGAGCGGAAAGAACTCAATATTCGGGAAGACGCACACGGCGACTTTCGCGCCGTTCTTCATGCGATACGGTTCCCGGGCCG of the Undibacter mobilis genome contains:
- a CDS encoding FAD binding domain-containing protein, producing MKPPPFEYFCPATLDEAIGLLSERENAKVLAGGQSLMAMLNLRYVFPDVLVDINNLHDLASIDVTAERIRIGAMTRQRKIEVDAALFARAPIFRSALKLVGHRQTRNRGTIGGSLCHLDPASELPLLALLLDAVVEAAGPSGRRRIPARDFIAGFMMPGIAADEIVTAIEFSPWADTHTFGFNEFARRHGDFAIASSAVHIERDSSLVIQRAAIAIGGIGSVPQRHFAGEKLLVGTSGDAGAIAAVVEACDQLEVIGDFHGGPEYRLSVARTMLRRSLHSALPGPNRPVAA
- a CDS encoding class I adenylate-forming enzyme family protein; protein product: MSEEIRNLGSLGSNFRDAGHTAIIDLYDPLNPRVIDYPAYHSACDAIARGLLKRGFKPGSRIGVLCSNRAEFLQIFYGAMRAGVAPVMMGILQPPETLAWIMQDSEVELVFCEAALREKLPSGTPIVVIDSDGTDGLEAFKDGGSLVPFRPEHDSLAFIPYTSGSTGRPKGVLLSHRAHSWVAEKISSDRDFSPSDRMIVAAPLYHKHGMNSIKCVLYGGSTVVLMPKFNARAYIEAINKFQTTVVSGVPTMFAMMLQQRDLLAGRDYSFVRLATLGGAPASDELLDQVADLFPNAMINLIFGITETSAALFGRHPQGETRPRHSVGWPIAGNEFRLVGGEDGNFGTLHVRGRGMMSGYVKNPEQMKKRIDANGWYNTGDILRKDEKGWFYFVGRSDDMFTSSGHNIYPAEVELMLERHIDVDQAVVVPAPDKIKHTVPYAFIVKRAGSALNEEEVKQHALKNAPPYQYPRRIVFVDVLPVNTVGKIDRRKLEAEAARLTETTQVGKVS
- a CDS encoding ABC transporter substrate-binding protein, giving the protein MTKKLELTLACGDYEIVRPLKEGLVRPDGIELNILTGADSATRHWRFLRNEEYDIAECSASSYIAARARDLPFRALPVFLHRRFRHGFIFVNTSKNITKPSDLIGKRIGVKFYLVSAILWLRGILENEYGVPHKSIEWFAELDEDVAFTPPPGLKLTRLPDDKSVEKMLADGELDAVLHPDIIDPIINKDPRVGRLFPDYKSEEERYYAKTGIFPIMHVLGIKKALVEQHPWIVPNLYQAFEESKNLAMKRMRNPRLVPLAWYQEAWEEQERLLGPDPWEYGLGERNAHNFNTLVGYSHQQGLIDRMIPLDELFLPVSQGRKRGKFRT
- a CDS encoding SRPBCC family protein, with amino-acid sequence MLIKNSFEIPLPPQQAWAVLMDIPRIAPCMPGAELTGQTPDGGYLGKVSVKLGPVALSFNGVAHFIERDETAKVAKVKAQGSDQKGRGDAHAVIEFRLSASGQGSHVDISTDVTLSGLVAQYGRGAGLIQAVATQLVGQFAVNLSSMITQPSAQAGAERGVEPAKPISGFSLVLSAIWQNIRSLWSR
- a CDS encoding xanthine dehydrogenase family protein molybdopterin-binding subunit gives rise to the protein MTGHDSQKPAVPAALSVGRAVPRLEDPKLLRGQGQYLDDIALPGLLECAFLRSSAAHAKIDDLDVEEARAMPGVHAVLILADLMPKLTSGRMPLGASPTGGQSNSTPFVLSNSEVAYVGEPIAMVVADTRYLAEDAAARVKVAYTPLPVVTDARAGMSADAPTVRTELESNVLNSFNVGFGDVESAFANAAHVFSDDLWQHRGCGHSMEGRGVVAEVRPGDELCVWSSTQMPHDLYYMLQSMLGLDQDRLRVITPDVGGGFGPKYCLYPEEVAVPAAARLLGRNLKWVEDRRETFISSIQERDQYWTVEVAVDANARLLGIRGRLVHDQGAYAPKPVNLPYNSATAMSGPYMLPSYSMDVVIVHTNKVPVSSVRGAGYPQAAFAMERTMDLIAFKLGLDRAEVRRRNLIPPEKMPYTKKLKARSGAAMVYDSGDYLASQAEALEAAGWKDFPDRQARALAEGRYIGIGIANAVKGTGRGPFESGIVRVGQDGKVSVYTGATAMGQGIETALAQICADGLSLPVDDVRVIAGDTARTPLGLGGFASRQLVTAGSSVHLAAKSVAAKALAAASVILDVPQADLELKDGHVRVLASNRAISLAEIARTLRGAPGYAFPAGTEPGLESAMHWRSDSLAYANACHVAEVEVTPELGQVEIKRYVALNDSGRMINPMIVKGQVEGGIVHGIGNALYELMGYDDSAQPVTTSFQEYLLVTATELPFLETILRETPSPINPIGAKGVGEAGTIPAAAAIVSAVEHALAPFKVRISQTPITPEALFRLVESSKTN
- a CDS encoding quinone oxidoreductase family protein; amino-acid sequence: MTSATMRAIALRAHGGIDQLKLETWDVPVAEMGQALIEVKACGLNYMDVFVMRGMPDMPTKMPRIPGGDIAGIVRAVGEGVDKAWVGKPVVLFPRFPTGGVLGENGNGGLCEYIAADHRQLIEIPAGVSFDDAAALPIAYGTSHRMLFTRGNIKAGEKVLILGASGGVGVSCLQFAKMAGCEVFACTSSEAKGAKLKALGADHIINYVEQPEFSRAVWTASGKKGVDVAVNFTGGDTWIQTQRCMATGGRILTCGSTAGHMSMIDVRFLWHRETEIIGSRAYVPEDIVACLEHVASGRLKPAVETRLPLEQAARGVALLEDRQIFGKVIVVP
- a CDS encoding LysR family transcriptional regulator; the protein is MTINTDIQKIYTGSVLKRVGVMGASIKLRHLRSFVAVAETGSFTVAANRLFQTQSSLTATIKQLEETAGLKLFDRTTRRVELTKDAIWFKAVAERVLLDFDNAIADLQAVSKSQRGHIKIAVAPSMMPHVLAPTLKSFRAQYPEISISVYDLGSDKIERAVLNGDMDFGLSTPLNRFADLDYVPVLSDPFGVIFPPDHPVGRKPGKVAWSELRQYDYVGLTSDTGIGALLTREKELLEGIEVRDYASSTTSLLALLQLGGKISVLPSLAAHTEELSKFKFRELHKPQVFREICLITRQLRSHSPSTQRILDILLSTIKSSKRLFGSKIY
- a CDS encoding ABC transporter ATP-binding protein, with amino-acid sequence MGDAVTTKLSVSGLTKKFATLDVLSSVSVDVGRGEFISIVGPSGCGKTTFLRIVGGLEHATSGTAALDGKTITGPGMDRGFVFQQDNLLPWRTIESNVNIGLEINNRLDRAQKERTAKLLNLVGLRGFADYYPRQLSGGMRQRVNLARALAVDPELLLMDEPFSALDAQTREIMQTELLRIWEAGAKTVLFVTHQIDEAVYLSDRVFVFARRPGRINEIVEIDLPRPRPLSIKRTPQFAKYVDHIWKLIEEDVRVSVLEEHVG
- a CDS encoding (2Fe-2S)-binding protein; the protein is MHEIEMLINGRSYSGLAEARMTLADFLRHSLGLTGTHLGCEHGVCGACTVLVDGASVRSCLMLAVQAKGAIVETVEGLAATDGKLSPLQQAFQDTHGLQCGYCTPGMLMTIVELLRENAQPSEAQIRDAISGNICRCTGYQSIVEAVLLATGGKSAGRMSE
- a CDS encoding ABC transporter permease, whose translation is MSVKQAGFALGQDKLTEAQGQPVQVVEVEPQPSALKKIVSFLNRRMWGWVSVITGLLLWELAGRFIVESKLFLAPPSQIAAAVGRLYEAGELQKHIWVSGTEFVLGYVSASIIGVALGLLIASFRTAKQALQPWVSGLYATPTVALAPLFILWFGIGITSKTIVVALLVVFPVIINTEAGLRMTDRQLVEMVRSFGASSRQIFLKVSLPSALPFIFAGLKLGIGRGLIGVVVAEMFGARAGLGQLISQSAETFNMPELFAGVLILAAAGILLTSGFQWLETRLISWKD
- a CDS encoding polysaccharide deacetylase family protein, with amino-acid sequence MKNGAKVAVCVFPNIEFFPLNMVIPRAGASGKIPDVPGWGMRDYGNRIGVFRLIELLNRYGIRGTVALNSDICTHHPQIVEACLAHKWELMGHNETNVTRLNEVPESEEDGIIVRTVEAIERATGERPKGWLGAGLQETWRTLPLLHKAGIEYVADWCNDDQPYNMSIGDGEKLACIPYSFELNDKMAYEAYTCTPDEFAGMLRRQFDVLYREGETQARVLPIALHPYLSGAAHRIDALDRALEYMCGHEKVWLATGSEIATFARDL